A window from Synechococcus sp. RSCCF101 encodes these proteins:
- the glsA gene encoding glutaminase A — MPTPAATSSLIQGLLNEVHQSLIGRRDGRLADYIPELARASPDAFGIAVATSDGRLYSVGDSETPFTIQSISKPFSYALALSLLSPEKMLQKVGVEPSGEAFNAISLDPDSGIPMNPMINAGAIATTAQIWAHDPDGAEAGLLAFYAGLAGRPLEVDEAVFRSERDSGHRNRAIGHLLRNAGIIETDPEASLQLYFRQCSVQVTCRDLAVMASCLACQGRHPFRGTRVIDPELSSAVLAVMGSCGMYDYSGQWLHTVGMPAKSGVGGGLLAVVPGQLGLAVYSPPLDAYGNSVRGVAVCEELSRRWQLHLFDQPPRSGTTIRSATTACTRHSRHWRDRAECAVLDRCGDRIRVLQVQGVLDFAATEELLAYIEPCAEPGSFLVLDLAGVLDVSRIGIDLLRPAFETLHRSSVTVLLCGLGHLADPLQELLRIENVAVYPGLDPAIEAAETLLLEDRSRPDDADDRTGPEAGGAADLLGQLPDPCPGQLARLMEVRCYAAGETVCRAGSEADALFVIEAGSFSAVLDRPGAQRPVRLATFGPGVCFGEVAFVTGSRHGADVVSETEGCCRVLSRAVFEQLERSESALALALMRLLYRETARKLTLASQQLSLLEQPEVQWPRLPS; from the coding sequence ATGCCCACACCTGCGGCGACGTCCTCGCTGATCCAGGGTCTGCTGAATGAGGTCCATCAGAGCCTCATCGGCCGGCGCGACGGCCGGCTGGCGGACTACATCCCCGAGCTGGCGCGGGCCAGTCCCGATGCCTTCGGCATTGCGGTGGCCACCAGCGACGGTCGTCTGTACAGCGTCGGCGACAGCGAGACACCCTTCACCATCCAGTCGATCTCCAAGCCCTTCAGCTACGCCCTGGCGCTCTCGCTCCTCTCTCCCGAGAAGATGCTGCAGAAGGTGGGGGTGGAGCCATCCGGAGAGGCCTTCAACGCCATCAGCCTCGATCCGGACAGCGGGATTCCGATGAACCCGATGATCAACGCCGGTGCCATCGCCACCACGGCCCAGATCTGGGCGCACGACCCCGATGGCGCCGAGGCCGGGCTCCTGGCCTTCTACGCCGGGCTGGCGGGCCGGCCCCTGGAGGTGGACGAAGCCGTGTTCCGCTCCGAACGGGACAGCGGCCACCGCAACCGGGCCATCGGTCACCTGCTACGCAATGCCGGGATCATCGAGACCGACCCCGAGGCCTCGCTGCAGCTCTACTTCCGTCAGTGCTCGGTGCAGGTCACCTGCCGGGATCTGGCGGTGATGGCCTCCTGCCTGGCCTGCCAGGGACGCCATCCCTTCCGCGGCACCCGGGTCATCGATCCGGAACTGAGCAGCGCCGTGCTGGCGGTGATGGGCAGCTGCGGCATGTACGACTACAGCGGCCAGTGGCTGCACACGGTCGGAATGCCGGCCAAGAGCGGTGTGGGAGGCGGCCTGCTGGCGGTGGTTCCGGGCCAGCTGGGCCTGGCGGTGTACTCGCCACCCCTGGATGCCTACGGCAATTCGGTGCGCGGGGTCGCGGTCTGCGAGGAGCTCTCACGGCGATGGCAGCTGCATCTGTTCGACCAGCCGCCCCGCTCAGGCACCACCATCCGTTCCGCCACCACCGCCTGCACGCGGCATTCACGGCACTGGCGCGACCGGGCGGAATGCGCCGTGCTGGATCGGTGCGGGGATCGCATCCGGGTGCTGCAGGTGCAGGGAGTGCTCGACTTCGCAGCCACCGAGGAGCTGCTGGCCTACATCGAGCCCTGCGCGGAGCCGGGCAGCTTTCTCGTCCTCGATCTGGCTGGGGTGCTGGACGTCTCACGCATCGGCATCGACCTGCTGCGGCCGGCGTTCGAGACACTCCACCGCAGCAGCGTCACGGTTCTGCTCTGTGGCCTGGGCCATCTGGCGGATCCGCTGCAGGAACTGCTCCGCATTGAGAACGTGGCCGTGTACCCCGGTCTCGATCCCGCCATCGAGGCGGCCGAAACACTCCTGCTGGAGGACCGGAGCAGACCGGATGACGCTGATGACCGGACAGGGCCGGAGGCTGGCGGTGCGGCCGATCTCCTCGGCCAGCTGCCCGATCCCTGCCCCGGCCAGCTGGCGCGGCTGATGGAGGTGCGCTGCTACGCGGCGGGCGAGACGGTCTGCCGCGCAGGGAGTGAGGCCGATGCCCTGTTCGTGATCGAGGCCGGCAGCTTCAGTGCGGTGCTCGATCGTCCGGGCGCGCAGCGGCCGGTGCGGCTGGCCACCTTCGGACCGGGGGTGTGTTTCGGCGAAGTCGCCTTCGTCACCGGCAGTCGCCACGGTGCGGACGTGGTGAGCGAGACGGAGGGCTGCTGCCGTGTGCTGAGCCGCGCGGTGTTCGAGCAGCTCGAGCGGAGCGAATCGGCGCTGGCTCTGGCGCTGATGCGCCTCCTCTACCGGGAGACGGCCCGCAAGCTGACGCTGGCGAGTCAGCAGCTGAGCCTGCTGGAACAGCCGGAGGTGCAATGGCCCAGACTGCCCTCATGA
- a CDS encoding dipeptide epimerase: MLIRIRPFRLTKAVPLAISRGTTSAVTHLEVRLDHEGLVGIGETGGFETGHRGYETDAVAAELKALPPDLGGLDPRMPQAFESLLAGLSPPARCGLDLALLDWWARWLNRPLWQLWGLQSETGQLATSVTLGLGTVGAVLSRLERWWTQLPASRIKLKLGSSDGPGHDRLLLHAVAGALERRREEHGQPLELQVDANGGWTVESTLRLMPDLVRCGVSLLEQPLPPDPDPRHDSAGFAALHPQCPMPLVADESCWDLEDLLRLAPHVDGINIKLLKSGGLSEGLLMARTARRLGLSVMLGCYSDGGLLNGAAAQLLPLARWPDLDSHLNLLDDPFRGLPLQGDRLSPPHGIGLGITMDSRTRDEPADARS, translated from the coding sequence ATGCTGATCCGCATCCGCCCCTTTCGCCTCACCAAGGCCGTGCCTCTGGCGATCAGTCGGGGCACCACGTCGGCCGTGACCCATCTGGAGGTTCGGCTGGACCATGAGGGCCTGGTGGGCATCGGGGAAACCGGTGGCTTCGAGACCGGTCATCGTGGTTATGAGACCGATGCCGTGGCCGCTGAGCTGAAGGCGTTGCCGCCCGATCTGGGTGGCCTGGATCCGCGGATGCCCCAGGCCTTCGAGTCGCTTCTGGCCGGCCTGTCGCCGCCGGCGCGCTGCGGCCTCGATCTGGCTCTGCTCGACTGGTGGGCCCGCTGGCTGAATCGGCCCCTCTGGCAGCTCTGGGGACTGCAGAGCGAGACGGGTCAGCTGGCCACCAGCGTGACGCTCGGTCTGGGCACGGTGGGGGCCGTTCTCTCCCGCCTGGAGCGCTGGTGGACCCAGCTGCCGGCGAGCCGCATCAAGCTCAAGCTGGGCAGTTCGGATGGCCCAGGGCATGACCGGCTGCTGCTGCATGCCGTGGCCGGCGCGCTGGAGCGCAGGCGTGAGGAGCACGGGCAGCCCCTGGAGCTGCAGGTGGATGCCAATGGCGGCTGGACCGTGGAATCCACCCTCCGTCTGATGCCGGATCTGGTGCGCTGCGGCGTCAGCCTGCTGGAACAGCCCCTGCCGCCCGATCCGGACCCGCGGCACGACAGTGCCGGCTTCGCGGCCCTGCATCCGCAGTGCCCGATGCCGCTGGTGGCCGATGAGAGCTGCTGGGATCTGGAGGATCTGCTGCGGCTGGCACCCCATGTGGACGGCATCAACATCAAGCTGCTCAAGAGCGGCGGGCTGAGCGAGGGGCTGCTGATGGCCCGCACGGCTCGCCGGCTGGGCCTCTCGGTGATGCTGGGCTGCTATTCCGACGGCGGGCTGCTCAACGGTGCGGCGGCCCAGCTGCTGCCGCTCGCCCGCTGGCCCGACCTGGACAGCCACCTCAATCTGCTGGATGACCCGTTCCGGGGCCTGCCCCTGCAGGGTGATCGCCTCAGTCCACCCCATGGCATCGGCCTGGGCATCACGATGGACAGCCGGACACGGGATGAGCCCGCCGATGCCCGCTCCTGA